Proteins found in one Ovis canadensis isolate MfBH-ARS-UI-01 breed Bighorn chromosome 20, ARS-UI_OviCan_v2, whole genome shotgun sequence genomic segment:
- the FAM217A gene encoding protein FAM217A isoform X1 yields MGRKAGESSGAGPGAAVPWESLSRWNLDAEALVPENKSPPPGRDSATGGKRSRMCLLIFINIRKLTSLLVTGTTTHVKGACFEYHQFYVTINCHLFPVHILSGKINKTHLEIPAKQLLLELSFSEFVPQRTQNSKRGLFQLWSYPVREASTTELRDFKISSMETGCNMTNNPMRLFGVNPLTAASADKRVGSHPALRAPLSLCRPYADGDSFKDTSEPHINLCSTLENSGELLTAPNWNLKCGNSSVEENLTDESDLSENEKANDALLSYFKKMDLNLKPETIENVEEPFTEELNEVFPYPDFLPPPFSTLDLHKVALSKSDSWKMSVETPASSLEPLMARLLDMERLQHLTIQRERPRLQTSFCAPVATERPPSSKAVSKTRQPKPPDAVGLQMACAEKSHEKMKNSSGSYKPEYRAPKWNWNSAGKYKWGSRPALKTSSTPKQVIAVHDDVKDPNISVLNPCQELTIKPAPVQTTQLLVKTVSARCLPPKSPTPVSPTPLSFPDGHREESQAPRAKKELYRKGVVLGRPFCVQKLSCCLSPSLIAKGKCSPTDQK; encoded by the exons ATGGGCAGAAAAGCCGGTGAGAGCAGCGGCGCCGGCCCGGGCGCGGCCGTCCCCTGGGAG AGCTTGTCTCGCTGGAATTTGGATGCAGAAGCGCTTGTTCCTGAAAATAAAAGCCCCCCACCTGGGAGGGACAGCGCCACAGGTGGTAAGAGATCCCGGATGTGTCtgcttatatttataaatatacggAAACTTACATCCCTACTTGTAACAGGAACAACCACTCATGTTAAAGGGGCTTGTTTTGAGTATCACCAGTTTTATGTAACTATTAATTGTCATCTTTTTCCCGTACACATTCTTTCAGGCAAAATTAACAAG ACCCACCTGGAAATTCCAGCAAAGCAGCTCCTGCTGGAGCTCAGTTTCTCAGAGTTCGTGCCCCAGAGAACACAG AATAGTAAACGAGGGCTCTTCCAGCTGTGGAGTTACCCTGTGAGGGAAGCAAGCACCACGGAGCTCAG GGATTTCAAAATATCTTCAATGGAAACTGGCTGTAATATGACCAATAATCCCATGAGGCTCTTCGGTGTGAACCCACTGACAGCTGCTTCAGCGGACAAGCGAGTTGGCTCCCACCCTGCACTGCGGGCACCACTGAGTCTCTGCCGTCCATATGCTGATGGAGACTCTTTCAAGGACACGAGTGAGCCTCATATTAATTTATGCTCAACTCTAGAAAACAGTGGAGAACTTTTAACTGCTCCAAACTGGAATCTGAAGTGTGGAAATAGCAGTGTGGAGGAAAATTTAACAGATGAAAGTGATttatcagaaaatgaaaaagcaaacgaTGCTTTActcagctattttaaaaagatggaccTGAACTTAAAGCCAGAAACAATAGAAAATGTTGAAGAACCTTTCACAGAGGAACTGAATGAAGTATTTCCATATCCTGATTTTCTCCCCCCTCCTTTCAGTACTTTGGACTTGCACAAAGTAGCCCTCTCAAAATCTGACAGTTGGAAAATGTCAGTGGAGACGCCGGCCAGCTCCCTGGAGCCGCTGATGGCTCGTTTGCTGGACATGGAGAGACTTCAGCACCTGACCATTCAGAGAGAAAGGCCCAGACTCCAGACCTCCTTCTGTGCCCCGGTCGCCACCGAACGACCCCCTTCCTCCAAAGCTGTCTCCAAAACGAGACAGCCCAAACCTCCTGATGCTGTGGGGCTTCAAATGGCTTGTGCAGAGAAAAGTCATGAGAAGATGAAAAACAGTTCTGGTTCTTACAAGCCTGAATACCGTGCTCCCAAGTGGAACTGGAACAGCGCTGGCAAATACAAGTGGGGTTCCAGACCAGCTCTGAAAACCTCGTCCACCCCAAAACAGGTCATTGCCGTTCACGATGACGTTAAGGATCCCAACATCTCCGTTTTAAACCCATGCCAAGAACTCACAATCAAGCCCGCCCCTGTCCAGACGACTCAGCTGCTGGTTAAAACGGTCTCGGCTAGATGCCTGCCGCCAAAGTCTCCCACACCGGTTTCACCCACACCCCTGTCTTTTCCTGATGGTCACAGGGAAGAGAGCCAGGCACCGAGGGCCAAAAAGGAACTTTACCGGAAAGGTGTGGTGCTGGGCAGGCCATTCTGTGTTCAGAAGCTGAGCTGCTGTTTGTCACCTTCATTAATAGCTAAGGGTAAGTGCTCACCCACTGACCAAAAATAA
- the FAM217A gene encoding protein FAM217A isoform X3 yields the protein MGRKAGESSGAGPGAAVPWESLSRWNLDAEALVPENKSPPPGRDSATGGKRSRIPTWKFQQSSSCWSSVSQSSCPREHRIVNEGSSSCGVTL from the exons ATGGGCAGAAAAGCCGGTGAGAGCAGCGGCGCCGGCCCGGGCGCGGCCGTCCCCTGGGAG AGCTTGTCTCGCTGGAATTTGGATGCAGAAGCGCTTGTTCCTGAAAATAAAAGCCCCCCACCTGGGAGGGACAGCGCCACAGGTGGTAAGAGATCCCGGAT ACCCACCTGGAAATTCCAGCAAAGCAGCTCCTGCTGGAGCTCAGTTTCTCAGAGTTCGTGCCCCAGAGAACACAG AATAGTAAACGAGGGCTCTTCCAGCTGTGGAGTTACCCTGTGA
- the FAM217A gene encoding protein FAM217A isoform X2, which translates to MQKRLFLKIKAPHLGGTAPQVTHLEIPAKQLLLELSFSEFVPQRTQNSKRGLFQLWSYPVREASTTELRDFKISSMETGCNMTNNPMRLFGVNPLTAASADKRVGSHPALRAPLSLCRPYADGDSFKDTSEPHINLCSTLENSGELLTAPNWNLKCGNSSVEENLTDESDLSENEKANDALLSYFKKMDLNLKPETIENVEEPFTEELNEVFPYPDFLPPPFSTLDLHKVALSKSDSWKMSVETPASSLEPLMARLLDMERLQHLTIQRERPRLQTSFCAPVATERPPSSKAVSKTRQPKPPDAVGLQMACAEKSHEKMKNSSGSYKPEYRAPKWNWNSAGKYKWGSRPALKTSSTPKQVIAVHDDVKDPNISVLNPCQELTIKPAPVQTTQLLVKTVSARCLPPKSPTPVSPTPLSFPDGHREESQAPRAKKELYRKGVVLGRPFCVQKLSCCLSPSLIAKGKCSPTDQK; encoded by the exons ATGCAGAAGCGCTTGTTCCTGAAAATAAAAGCCCCCCACCTGGGAGGGACAGCGCCACAGGTG ACCCACCTGGAAATTCCAGCAAAGCAGCTCCTGCTGGAGCTCAGTTTCTCAGAGTTCGTGCCCCAGAGAACACAG AATAGTAAACGAGGGCTCTTCCAGCTGTGGAGTTACCCTGTGAGGGAAGCAAGCACCACGGAGCTCAG GGATTTCAAAATATCTTCAATGGAAACTGGCTGTAATATGACCAATAATCCCATGAGGCTCTTCGGTGTGAACCCACTGACAGCTGCTTCAGCGGACAAGCGAGTTGGCTCCCACCCTGCACTGCGGGCACCACTGAGTCTCTGCCGTCCATATGCTGATGGAGACTCTTTCAAGGACACGAGTGAGCCTCATATTAATTTATGCTCAACTCTAGAAAACAGTGGAGAACTTTTAACTGCTCCAAACTGGAATCTGAAGTGTGGAAATAGCAGTGTGGAGGAAAATTTAACAGATGAAAGTGATttatcagaaaatgaaaaagcaaacgaTGCTTTActcagctattttaaaaagatggaccTGAACTTAAAGCCAGAAACAATAGAAAATGTTGAAGAACCTTTCACAGAGGAACTGAATGAAGTATTTCCATATCCTGATTTTCTCCCCCCTCCTTTCAGTACTTTGGACTTGCACAAAGTAGCCCTCTCAAAATCTGACAGTTGGAAAATGTCAGTGGAGACGCCGGCCAGCTCCCTGGAGCCGCTGATGGCTCGTTTGCTGGACATGGAGAGACTTCAGCACCTGACCATTCAGAGAGAAAGGCCCAGACTCCAGACCTCCTTCTGTGCCCCGGTCGCCACCGAACGACCCCCTTCCTCCAAAGCTGTCTCCAAAACGAGACAGCCCAAACCTCCTGATGCTGTGGGGCTTCAAATGGCTTGTGCAGAGAAAAGTCATGAGAAGATGAAAAACAGTTCTGGTTCTTACAAGCCTGAATACCGTGCTCCCAAGTGGAACTGGAACAGCGCTGGCAAATACAAGTGGGGTTCCAGACCAGCTCTGAAAACCTCGTCCACCCCAAAACAGGTCATTGCCGTTCACGATGACGTTAAGGATCCCAACATCTCCGTTTTAAACCCATGCCAAGAACTCACAATCAAGCCCGCCCCTGTCCAGACGACTCAGCTGCTGGTTAAAACGGTCTCGGCTAGATGCCTGCCGCCAAAGTCTCCCACACCGGTTTCACCCACACCCCTGTCTTTTCCTGATGGTCACAGGGAAGAGAGCCAGGCACCGAGGGCCAAAAAGGAACTTTACCGGAAAGGTGTGGTGCTGGGCAGGCCATTCTGTGTTCAGAAGCTGAGCTGCTGTTTGTCACCTTCATTAATAGCTAAGGGTAAGTGCTCACCCACTGACCAAAAATAA